The Phlebotomus papatasi isolate M1 chromosome 3, Ppap_2.1, whole genome shotgun sequence genomic sequence ctcatttcgcaGAACTCGAACCAATCTGGCTAGTGATTCCTTGGGAAACCCACGGTACTCATGGGAAACTTAGGGAACCCACGGGGAACTCATGGAGAACTCGAAGGGCTCTTACATTTCTCCAAGGTACTCACGGGACGCCCGTGGAATGAATATACGCTTTTCAGGGAACTCAAACTCAGGGAGCTCTCCGGAAACCCGGAGAAACCgagaacctatacattttttagagaaCTTTTCGGAAACTCGGATAAACtcacaattttttaaggaaCTCACTGGGAACTCAGGGAACCCGTATATTTCCTCAGGGAATCgggaactcgagccactctAAATGCTTGTGAATAACCCCCTGTCCGGCTATAAGAATCCAATATCGAcaggatagtaaattcttaAAGTTCAAGTTAGTAGATTCTAAAAGAGAATATCTGTAAAAGCTGGTATTTTCTATTATCTTATGAGGCAGTGGAACTTAGAGAGATGATTTGTGGAAATGAAAATGTGAAAGCCGTGAACAAGTTTCGAATTAAAACAGCCTCGTTCGCCTCGTTTAAATGATCCTTGTTGGAAAAGTCCGGTATAGCAGCCAAAATAAAAACTGAGTACTAGTTTTTACGCATCTTAGTTTCGTGATTTATTTGATCACTTCCTCAGGCTCTGTACAACGGAATTACGCGAAACATTGAtcagaaaatttttgaagtgaCAAACATCTTGAACTTTAAACGGAAAAAATCTCAATTACaataatttacaattaaatttcaaacggaaaaattcttcaattacatttcaaagtcattttttgttaaaaaattgatGGCCTAGTTAGTATAGTTTCCAGAAAAAATTGCGGTTTGTTAAATCTTTTGTATGGTCCTTAAATCATTAAAATCTTTGAAATAAATCTTTGAAATTATTGGTTCATTAAAGTTCAACTGTGTTCACCCAGAATATACCCTTATAtcttttaaaattgttcttataTTCGCTCATATCAGACATCAGACCATATAAATGTTATTGAAGAATTTTACGAGAAAAGTCAAAATAGCGTTTTTGGCTTGGATAATCGTATGGAGTTAAATTAGAGCTTAACGTCAATAAAAGAGGACTTTTATTCCCTCGTCTTAGTtatgattttcttcatttacTCTGAGAAAATACGTCTttccttaatgtttttttttacaaaattcggcTGCTATGGTGCTTCTTTGtgacaattttacaaatttaagatatttaatCCCTTTAATTaccaaatttgtcaaaaaaaaatcacgtacTCTAAAAACAAAAAGCTTTGTTAAGCAGACAAACTTatcttgttaaaatttcgtCAAAGGGAtgttatttatcaatttgattaaattttttctcatattttacaagaaaaaatatacttttgacaaacttttaacaagatccagttggccgatGATTTGGCAAACCTTTTTCTTATTCTGTATGGATAAACATCCTtttgaaaaccattttttgttaatttgacaaacctttttttaagaatagaagaaaaccaaataaatttttagaaaattcatatttctgtattttttaataaatattcaaacTTGCTCACTGTTAaaccttaaatttctttttgaataatgtaattttgtaaaatatatggttattttaatagaaatttcaaAGACGTCATTCcttttgtatattttcataATATCATATGTAtgtattattcatttttttttaaattagttacttgcgtatttttttttattttgcaatgttttaaccctaattttaaaacacttagcagttttttctgactactaagaaaaaaacatcaCTCATCATATTGttgtttaataaaatagttAGCAAAGGAAATTAGTTTGTTTGCATGTAAGCATGATAACAAATTTGTAATCACCAATTCTATGATTTATTCATTCACTACTATTAGcagtttttctttattcttttttattaatgttGTATTtgcacaattattttaatttttagtactTAAATGTGTCGTGGGTGTAGTTGAGCTTCTGTTCAAAAATCGTATTGATTAAAGccgtgagaaagaaaagaaaactaCAGCAATAATCTCTAGAGACAAAAGGCTATTGAGAGCCTAAATATAAAAGTGCTtgccaaaaaataaaacaaacggCTAGAAAATTACCAAAAGAGAGACAGGGATCATCTCTTtcttgaattataaaaaaaaagtcggaTTCAACGTGAGAAGTTGAAATATCGTAGGACTTTTGCTTAATTTCTTATTCACAATCACAATTATACTTGTGCTGTAGTGGATGTGCAAAATGAGCAGAGAAATCGTATTTCAAAGATATCAATTTGGCGATACTGAATTTGAAGTACCCAATCGGTACGTCGGACTAACTGCTAGAGGCTTGGGGGCACAAGGGACTGTTTGGTGAGTACAAATTACCTTATCTTAGTACTTCCATTAAAACGAAGTCTATAAGAAGAGGAGAAGGAATTTTATCTGATTAAATATGTTGAATAATATTAAGTTACTAACGTTATATACATattaaaatgcaaattattAAGTAAAAGGCCTGGAAATTACTTTCCATATCGtcggaaaaagaaaaaatatatatattaccAAAATTAACTAAGGTTGAGGAAGAAAAAAGTGATAAGTTTTCGTCTTTAAGGGCCTATTTAAGCGAAGGTATTTCAAAACGTACCGCACTGACCGACTAGACTTGGGAAGTTCCCCTAGATGGTTCGTTTCCGGGATAAATATACGATGAGATCATTAGGAGTCTTGACTAATCTCCCTGCCGTCTATTATAATGCCCCgaagtgtgtcttggctaaaacaGAAAGTTTGTGAGGCTTTCTGCATTGTTTTATAAGAAAACATTGTCACGTTATgaaaagaagtattttttttaaaggaaaaatatCAGGTAACGTAGAATTTCAGACAAATAAAGTTCTTTTCAAACTTGATAATAATTCGAATAATCTACGAAATATTCTGGAattatataattattaaattcttactagattatcaaaattttacccGTTAATGCGGAATTCCACACTGTTCAGAATTTTGAATCCTTACTAGATAAATCGAGCAGAGAACTAATGTAGAATGCCCATTCATTCGAATTTCATAACATCGGTCGCAGGATTTCAtgaccaaataaaaaaaaaatgttttagcttTTTATAGTatgttttgattaaatttttctataaattgcGAATAACGATaggaaacaaatttttaaagtgCTATTTGAATGATAACACTGAAGACACTTAAGGAATCCCCAGTTCAAGTATTCGTAattccacagaaaaaaatatttcgtaaaattgttcgtaaatgtttgtgaattcctattggggcattacgaaatactcgtaaatcgtataacctacaaataagttcgtaaagGTTTATGCttgtttcacaaacatttgttcgtaaaatgatcagttgacgagcatttttcgttcttttaaaaatatttgttcgtaaatgttcgtaaacacacaaaaaaagtttgtaaaattttgtcatttgttcgtacatttttgccagacaaacaaaaatagtaaatgtttgtaagcgaacaaaaaatgcttatcaaatgatcatgtatgaacaatgtttatgaaaaaagtacaaacttttacgaacttgtttgtgagttatacgatttacgagcatttcgtaagtccccagaagaaattcaaaaatatttaccgacaattttacaaaatatttttttcagtgtatataaatttttatctctGAAGAAATATCAGGAAATCCAGCTCTAAGTAgagttgaaatatttaattataataaattatttagaaattactCTTTGTGAAAGCAGTCGGAAGCGACAATTTTCCAATTATTTGTTGAAGACACTTCACTTTCTTTAATTTCCAATCGCATTAATTCCACAAACTaaacaattgatttttaaaaacacAATTCGGagtataaagtttttaaattttgctttatttgcCGCACGGAAAAACTCATTATGGGATTCTTATTTCGAAAAGGTGATTTCGTATCAAAATTCCCTCGTTTAAATAGGCCgtaacgtacaattttcatacaCTTTGTTTAATTTCGTCTTTGGACATttcctttttaacatttttcatcTTCGATACAATTAGAGGAAAGTGTATATGATTTGTACTATCCAAAGCTTCgtgatgactaaatttttcctatgtttctgaatgtatgggactccgcaatatatttaaaaaatgggcactttcccctagtttttaaactATGGGTgcgaattatagaaaaaattagttattaagAAGCTTGGGATCCtacgaagcatggacactttcccttaatcccctgacatttttcaagtttaaaacAAAAGAATATCCGCAACGCTCGTACTTGCAATGGGATCAGGTTTCTTTATTAATTctcttatttcaatattttatacaaaatatttcggtaatgaaattttcggaaatcaaaattctattaaaaatacattaaaaaaaaaatgaccaaAGATGAGATTTTAGACAAATAACATTTGGAGACGAAAATTTCGCAAATCGAGAAAGAGGCCTCTACCCTAATTAAAAAACTCAAGATTCCTTAATGGAATCGCTTTCTAACACATGAATTGTGAATTAATCAAAAATAAACAAAGTTAATACAATGCCTAAAGAGAATATTAAAAATCgtctataaatttttataatccgCTGTTACTTACAAGTCTCACCAAGTGCTTCCCTCCATATAATCAAATTTAACTCCTGGAAAAACCTACCGATTATTCAGTGTTGCGTGTAGAATTTTACACGATTAGGTTTGAGGGTGGGTAGTTTTGTAAGCCCTGTGTCAAAATGTATGTTTCCATACTTTGTTCCAATTCCATAGGAGTAGATAGACAAGCAAGTGGCATTCCTTTTGATCTGTTCAAGCTTTTGGTGTTGCTATATACTAAACCTTTCCAGCATGCAATTTtctgtgactttttttttgccattattTTTCCAGCATTATTGCACATAATGTAGAAAATTGAATTACATAAATTGGGGTTCTACTTTGTCATGGATTacatattttgtgatttattgtTGCAGCGCTGCTTACGATACAGTGACCCAGCAAAATGTGGCGATCAAAAAGCTGTCGAGACCATTTCAGAATGTCACACATGCCAAAAGAGCCTACAGGGAGTTCAAACTTATGAAATTAGTCAATCACAAAAATGTAAGTTATTTTCTTAAGCTAGGCTTTTTTGCGTTTTGAAATGGGGCATTTGATTTAATTTAGAGCTAGCTGGCGAGGAAATTTTATTGGGTTAGTAGcggattttttaagaaagaaaaattaaattaaaaaaaaatccaagaatgTTACTGAAAGATTGAATACAGTCAGTTATCAATCCCTTTACCAACTAACACCTTGGTTAAATATTTAACAAgaagtttaataaaaaactaattaatatttatattcatCAATTTAAAACATGCTCCTTTCCCTTCAAAACTTAAACCATGCTAGATTCGCTTTCAATATTCAGGTtagaaaaagtgaaaagtgattttccattaaaattggTATACATTTTTTGCTCAATATATCCGGAAAAAAATAATCTCAGAAGATAAGAATCCCTGAGAATACTTGTAATCGTTAttctaatgaaattaaattgtattctcggtcttttgtggataattttgagtcaagaaacacggtatagaccttttttaaaacttctctatttcctcctgtacgacgtttcggagattggttgtctccttcctcaggtatgggtagGTATGGGGAAGCTTTTATCAGGTTTCTGGGGAATTACTCTGACAATTACATACACTTGGACTTCACAAGACACTTTCTGGGACGATGTCACCATTTGGACGGTTTGACGCGGAGGTTCTGCGTCAAACCGTCCAAATGGTGACATCGTCCCAGAAAGTGTCTTGTGAAGTCCAAGTGTATGTAATTGTCAGAGTAATTCCCCAGAAACCTGATAAAAGCTTCCCCATACctacccatacctgaggaaggagacaaccaatctccgaaacgtcgtacaggaggaaatagagaagttttaaaaaaggtctataccgtgtttcttgactcaaAGTTATTCTAATGCTTATGTTTCGGAAAGTTATTCCCACTAGTATAGAAAGGAGAATTTTGGGACGGAGGTAGTTTAGGACACcaaagatttttctttaataactaGGGTAAAgcggggtaatttggaattttgagattttttcactgtttcaaatgggcaaagagaaaaaaaaccacgaaGAAATACAAGACTTCAAATTCGATAGTATATTTCTTCGTTGCTTTTtccttttcccatctaaaactgttatacgggtttcagacctatggcttagccatatggctttacttttctaatttcttctcagtcaagatttttttcgaagattttgaattaggattgaattattaaaggcgAATGATCTATTAAATTCTGAAGAGTCACTTTAATTGCTtgctattaaatattttgatatcTTCGGGAACTAGACAGAACGTCTGGTCTGAAGACAATTGCAGGACATCTCACTGTTCCAAATTAGACTAGAcatcattccaaattaccccatattAGCCTAAAATTTTggtaaattcatttaaaataaatgaaactaAACCATAACGCTATTGTCGGCAGAGTTAAGATGTAATTTGACTAATAGAATTGATATCCCCGGTTTCATTGTTCAAAAAAGTATATAGGTAATAACTAAtaagtaggtgagattcttctaGAGGTAAAATTCCGTAAAGAACATTCTTTTTTCTGTCCCAGTGTACCCCAATTTAGGGATGTTATACGGATTTCTGACTAGaagcttagcccagttccagaagCTCTTGAAATTCTAATAAAGAATTTTCGTAATAGGGAAAATGGGCCACCTttaaattggggtacctttgaaattggtctTTTTTATCCTTTATTTTACTAaaccttaccatgatataattcaGCTTCACAAACCTATgttgaagctaaattacaacaTTGTaaagctcagttccatttaaaattagGTGAAGAAAGCCAAGAAGAAAGCCTTACTTCAAAGTTTCTTCAATTCGAAGGTatcccacttctccctatatcaagatctaatggatcatttactTTTAACATCCAATACAGGAGCAAGGAAGGAACCTCCTGGCGTATTTAGAGTTATTCTTAGAGCTAAATGGGTGCTCCTGGACAATCTCACGGATTGATTAAtcgtttattattattataataattaatacAATCCCAGGTCATTTTTTCCAAAAGCCTTGTCTTATAAGAAATGAGTTCATTGCCCATAAGAAATAAGCTATCATACTAAACCTTTGGTCTGAAACTCGCATTATAAACAAAATGACAGATTTAACATTTTTGTCTTTACAaaaaacctatttattttcACTGTTCCATCGGGTCTTTTTAATAAAGTCCCTACCACTGAATATACTATGTGACATATAAAAATCTAACACACTTTCTTAGATTGTTAGAATATCTTAAACAATTTATAGGTGACCTAAAAGTAGCGAACaagtaatattatatattaatgATGAGCCGCTTTTTCTTAATGGAATCTCGGGCTTAAGTTATCTATCTAATTTACTTTCATCTCTTTAAATCCCTTTCCTCAACGTTCCAATGCAAGACCCTGAATTTTCTTCAGGCACCTTCGTTTATAGTTCTATCAGAAAGTCTACGTCCCTCCACAATACTTTGAAAGCTATCCTGACTCTGCTGAACTTTCTTTATTCGTGTTAACACGAGGAAGGAAGTTCTTTTCTTATAGCTCCCCATGAAAGGTAGTGTTACTTACTCGATCTTTATGTGTAATTCCCTTGGTTGGAGGAGTTTAATCTCTGTAGCCTCGCGATCTTATGATTTCGatcaatagaattttcatgacCATAGATGAAGATGGGAACTAACTCAGCTTTAAAACCGATAAGCCGAAGAAGTAATCTAGGTTGTCAAAACTatcaaaaatgtgtaaaatcttgaaaaatatttctaaaaacaatttttgtaatttatatCAGGAAATTTAGTAAATTCTCTTTACAAATGCATTgcaatctcaaaatcgcaaaaagaaaattagccccttgtaatttcaGCGGAGCGATATTAAATCGGACAATACTACTATAATaactttattgaaaatattgtatttCGTGCCAAAAAGACCATTTACGATaagctttatttttctatatttgaaaataaaactgaaccaTAGCGActgctcagaataagaaacgaataactcgcagtagacaaattttacagaagagcgatttgaagctcagattttacatgcagactataggatttttgagatttacaAACTctctttcaaaataattatgtttcaagtataatattcacagggaaggcagagggtataaagaagtatccaaaaagtgaataaaacgatttttgtgaaaaatcgagtttttcgacttatattctgaatcGTCGATAACACGATATTCGATTGCTGCGAAAGTCGACTTGTAGGGGATCTCTTCGAAGACTCTGAATGGCTAACTTTAACCGTATGGCCTCTAGTTTTTATAACAGTCAGACGAACAGAATTAATCGTATTGTTATTTTTCACAAAGCGTCTGTTTGGGAAGGATATGTAAATAATTGTAGCCTTGGGTGGTAgttggtgaaaattgcaacgTATATAGAAAAATGTAGGAAATCCTTATTGGCTTCCTTCTGCGGATTTTGAACAATAAAATGCGCTATCTCCGTCTCAAAATTAGCAACTGGtctatttaatattttccaTCATATGGAAAAAATACCAATGAATTACTATCACTTCCAGATCATTGGTCTGCTAAATGCATTCACGCCACAGCGCACACTTGAAGAATTTCAAGATGTCTATTTGGTCATGGAACTTATGGACGCAAACCTGTGTCAGGTTATCCAGATGGACTTGGATCATGAACGAATGTCATATCTACTATATCAAATGCTGTGTGGGATAAAACATCTCCACTCGGCGGGAATAATTCACAGAGTAAATAATAATGATTGGAATTGAGGTAGGAAGTGGATGTGACATTTAATAAAcctttttgtggtttttttttgcagGATTTGAAACCATCCAACATTGTGGTAAAGTCCGATTGTACATTAAAAATCTTAGACTTTGGATTGGCTCGCACAGCTGGTACAACATTCATGATGACACCGTACGTTGTCACACGATACTATCGAGCACCAGAAGTGATTCTTGGCATGGGATATCATGAGAATGTGGACATTTGGTCCGTTGGCTGTATAATGGGTGAGATGATTCGTGGTGGGGTTTTATTTCCGGGAACAGACCACATTGATCAGTGGAATAAGATTATTGGTGAGTTTACTTTTTAAATCTTTTCCCCtgtattttattgaaaaggTTTGTAACTTGTAACGCTTTTTGTATTAAGTTCGTTAAATGAATGTTCTCTTGACAGCTTGCCAAAGCTTTTCATTACGTTGCATGGAAGAAAATCCTGGCAACAAACAACGTTATAAACCTTTTCTTTCAGAGTTCTGAATGACGTTTT encodes the following:
- the LOC129806315 gene encoding stress-activated protein kinase JNK isoform X1; translated protein: MCKMSREIVFQRYQFGDTEFEVPNRYVGLTARGLGAQGTVCAAYDTVTQQNVAIKKLSRPFQNVTHAKRAYREFKLMKLVNHKNIIGLLNAFTPQRTLEEFQDVYLVMELMDANLCQVIQMDLDHERMSYLLYQMLCGIKHLHSAGIIHRDLKPSNIVVKSDCTLKILDFGLARTAGTTFMMTPYVVTRYYRAPEVILGMGYHENVDIWSVGCIMGEMIRGGVLFPGTDHIDQWNKIIEQLGTPSASFMARLQPTVRNYVENRPRYTGYQFDKLFPDVLFPSDSSEHSRLRASQARDLLSKMLVVDPEHRISVDQALVHSYINVWYDESEVNAPAPGPYDHSVDEREHTVEQWKELIYQEVMEYEARSNNADTTDGNPR
- the LOC129806315 gene encoding stress-activated protein kinase JNK isoform X2, which translates into the protein MSSRHALYTVEVGDTKFTILKRYQNLKPIGSGAQGIVCAAYDTVTQQNVAIKKLSRPFQNVTHAKRAYREFKLMKLVNHKNIIGLLNAFTPQRTLEEFQDVYLVMELMDANLCQVIQMDLDHERMSYLLYQMLCGIKHLHSAGIIHRDLKPSNIVVKSDCTLKILDFGLARTAGTTFMMTPYVVTRYYRAPEVILGMGYHENVDIWSVGCIMGEMIRGGVLFPGTDHIDQWNKIIEQLGTPSASFMARLQPTVRNYVENRPRYTGYQFDKLFPDVLFPSDSSEHSRLRASQARDLLSKMLVVDPEHRISVDQALVHSYINVWYDESEVNAPAPGPYDHSVDEREHTVEQWKELIYQEVMEYEARSNNADTTDGNPR
- the LOC129806315 gene encoding stress-activated protein kinase JNK isoform X3, with protein sequence MSSRHALYTVEVGDTKFTILKRYQNLKPIGSGAQGIVCAAYDTVTQQNVAIKKLSRPFQNVTHAKRAYREFKLMKLVNHKNIIGLLNAFTPQRTLEEFQDVYLVMELMDANLCQVIQMDLDHERMSYLLYQMLCGIKHLHSAGIIHRDLKPSNIVVKSDCTLKILDFGLARTAGTTFMMTPYVVTRYYRAPEVILGMGYHENVDIWSVGCIMGEMIRGGVLFPGTDHIDQWNKIIEQLGTPSASFMARLQPTVRNYVENRPRYTGYQFDKLFPDVLFPSDSSEHSRLRASQARDLLSKMLVVDPEHRISVDQALVHSYINVWYDESEVNAPAPGPYDHSVDEREHTVEQWKELIYQENHGSEAKHTRKKDLGET